The following coding sequences lie in one Microvirga sp. 17 mud 1-3 genomic window:
- a CDS encoding glycosyltransferase family 2 protein, whose product MKDTESASIAIIIPHYNDLDRLDRCLRALSACDGISNADVVVIDNGSDADLVPLQMRHPSIRFIIEYARGAAAARNRGVRETFAPMLFFLDSDCVPKRNWIIAGLRSLKCFDIVGGSIELFDETPLPRSGAQAFESVFAFNQRQYVEKKGFSASANLLTWRHVFETVGGFRSEISEDVDWCHRAVKKGFLLGYDEHVKVAHPTRTSMADLERKWRRMTRERFALEVRQPYGRLRWIMRAGLVLCSPMIDFWRVLFSKSLHGPTEIGRGIYVLFHLRIMRALWMVQQALSLDSTKALRQKKEGAL is encoded by the coding sequence GTGAAAGATACAGAATCTGCCAGTATTGCGATTATCATTCCGCACTACAACGATCTCGACCGGCTGGATCGATGCCTAAGGGCACTTTCTGCGTGTGACGGTATCTCCAATGCTGATGTTGTTGTTATCGATAATGGATCTGATGCAGATCTTGTGCCTCTTCAGATGCGCCATCCATCCATACGGTTCATCATAGAATATGCTCGCGGAGCCGCGGCCGCTCGTAACCGTGGGGTTCGCGAGACGTTTGCGCCAATGCTGTTCTTTCTGGATTCCGATTGTGTGCCAAAACGCAATTGGATCATTGCGGGCCTTAGATCTCTTAAGTGCTTCGATATCGTAGGCGGTTCAATCGAGCTCTTCGACGAAACACCTCTTCCTCGAAGTGGTGCGCAAGCCTTTGAATCGGTCTTTGCCTTCAATCAAAGGCAATACGTTGAAAAGAAAGGCTTCTCTGCCTCGGCCAATCTACTTACTTGGCGGCATGTCTTCGAAACCGTCGGGGGCTTTCGATCAGAGATCTCAGAGGATGTCGATTGGTGTCATCGCGCGGTCAAAAAAGGCTTCTTGCTAGGCTATGATGAGCATGTCAAGGTCGCGCATCCAACACGAACAAGCATGGCGGACCTGGAAAGGAAATGGCGTCGGATGACGCGAGAAAGGTTCGCGCTAGAGGTGCGTCAGCCTTATGGGCGCCTCCGCTGGATCATGCGCGCTGGCTTGGTTCTTTGTTCTCCAATGATCGACTTTTGGCGAGTCCTGTTCAGTAAAAGCTTGCATGGACCGACAGAGATTGGACGCGGAATCTACGTCCTGTTTCATCTGCGTATCATGCGTGCCTTATGGATGGTTCAACAGGCCCTTTCTCTGGATTCGACCAAGGCGCTTAGGCAAAAGAAAGAGGGTGCGCTGTGA
- a CDS encoding O-antigen ligase gives MADIALLLFWLWGTLSLAIHHGLAAALQSGGITFIETMGAYLLARCYIRTADDFRSVVKFLFWIVIFLLPFGILEATTGRKPLIEFFQLVVDTVPINTDPPRMGLTRVQGPFEHPILFGVCCGSIFAMAYLVLGYQKTFFQRGIRALPVLFAAFLALSSGPLSAVAIQGMLLSWDRLLKGIQARWKILWASFGTIYVFLSLASNRSVYALAVGHAPLFDQQTAYYRLLIWKYGSASVLKHPLFGIGYNEYERESWMVSSIDMFWIIHSVMFGLPAGLMLFLAFGSLIYAVSLKKGLDQRTTEYRTAYLICMAGFFIAGWAVHFWNATYVWFVFLLGSGSWILEARSEGSVTTSARKQSRRSPGGESVYTRKKVVSIKRDL, from the coding sequence ATGGCCGATATTGCTCTCTTGCTGTTCTGGCTATGGGGTACTCTGAGCCTCGCGATACATCACGGGCTTGCTGCCGCTCTCCAGTCCGGCGGGATCACATTTATCGAGACGATGGGAGCCTACCTGCTCGCGCGTTGTTATATTCGGACGGCCGATGATTTTCGAAGCGTCGTCAAATTTCTGTTCTGGATCGTGATATTTCTGCTTCCGTTCGGAATCCTTGAAGCCACAACTGGTCGGAAGCCTCTCATAGAGTTTTTCCAGTTGGTGGTTGATACGGTCCCGATCAACACGGATCCGCCCAGAATGGGTTTAACGCGTGTTCAAGGTCCGTTCGAGCATCCTATCCTGTTCGGCGTTTGTTGCGGCAGCATCTTCGCGATGGCCTACCTTGTCCTCGGTTATCAGAAGACCTTTTTTCAACGCGGCATCAGAGCGCTTCCGGTCCTCTTTGCTGCGTTCCTGGCTCTCTCTTCGGGGCCCTTAAGTGCGGTAGCAATCCAAGGGATGTTATTGTCATGGGATCGGTTGCTGAAGGGCATCCAGGCGCGATGGAAGATACTCTGGGCGTCGTTTGGGACAATCTACGTATTCTTGTCGCTGGCGTCGAATAGATCCGTCTATGCCCTTGCCGTTGGCCATGCTCCCTTGTTTGATCAGCAAACCGCTTATTACCGCCTCCTGATCTGGAAGTATGGTTCGGCTTCGGTTCTAAAGCACCCGCTTTTTGGAATCGGATATAATGAATATGAGCGCGAATCGTGGATGGTTTCCAGCATAGACATGTTCTGGATCATCCATTCTGTAATGTTTGGACTCCCTGCTGGCTTAATGCTCTTCCTGGCTTTTGGTTCTCTCATATATGCCGTGAGCCTTAAGAAAGGACTGGACCAACGGACAACGGAATACCGTACGGCCTATCTGATCTGCATGGCCGGCTTCTTTATCGCTGGCTGGGCCGTGCATTTCTGGAACGCAACCTATGTCTGGTTCGTGTTCCTTCTCGGGAGCGGGAGTTGGATTCTCGAGGCAAGAAGCGAGGGTAGCGTCACAACAAGCGCGCGAAAGCAATCCCGCCGCTCACCAGGCGGTGAGAGCGTTTATACACGTAAGAAAGTCGTGTCGATCAAGCGCGACTTGTAG
- a CDS encoding glycosyltransferase family 2 protein, whose protein sequence is MPVKESNSATRASNPSLATPDLTIIVVSYNTKDITLAALKSVFDQTKRTVFELIVVDNASSDGSADAIADMFPTVRLIRATENLGFARANNLAAEQARGRWLLLLNPDTIILNGAIDNIVEFGEDHPTAGIYGGRTVFADGRLNIASCWGRITPWSSFCQAVGLSTVFKGSNLFDLEAMGSFQRDQIRQVDIVVGCFLLIQKTLWDRLDGLDTSYWMYGEEADLCLRARALGFTPMITPHATIVHLVGASSSGRASRTILIAKARTTLIRRHWSSPSVPWGMLMMWLWCANRRIASKVLARLVPKRFAADAEKWQAVWDSRADWLGGYPRPTPGHS, encoded by the coding sequence ATGCCGGTGAAAGAATCGAATTCCGCAACGCGAGCATCAAACCCATCTCTTGCGACACCGGACCTGACGATAATTGTCGTCAGCTATAACACAAAGGACATTACTCTTGCGGCCCTAAAATCTGTCTTTGATCAAACGAAAAGAACGGTTTTTGAACTTATCGTTGTCGACAACGCCTCGAGCGACGGCTCGGCTGACGCTATTGCCGACATGTTTCCAACTGTGAGACTCATTCGCGCAACTGAGAACCTAGGCTTTGCCCGAGCGAACAATCTTGCGGCGGAGCAAGCTCGGGGCAGATGGTTGCTCCTGTTAAATCCTGACACGATCATTCTTAACGGCGCCATCGACAACATCGTTGAATTTGGAGAAGACCATCCGACCGCGGGCATCTATGGGGGACGCACGGTCTTCGCCGATGGACGCCTGAATATCGCATCATGTTGGGGACGTATAACCCCGTGGAGTTCCTTCTGCCAGGCAGTCGGCCTATCCACTGTCTTCAAAGGGAGCAACCTGTTCGACCTGGAGGCGATGGGATCCTTCCAACGCGATCAGATCCGACAAGTCGATATCGTTGTTGGGTGCTTTCTCTTAATACAAAAGACATTGTGGGATAGGCTCGATGGGCTCGATACGAGCTACTGGATGTATGGTGAGGAGGCAGATCTCTGCCTGAGAGCCAGAGCATTGGGATTCACACCCATGATTACGCCACATGCAACGATCGTGCATCTTGTCGGGGCGTCGAGTTCTGGACGGGCAAGCCGGACGATCCTTATCGCGAAGGCGCGCACGACGCTGATCCGGCGCCATTGGTCATCTCCTTCTGTGCCATGGGGAATGCTCATGATGTGGCTGTGGTGTGCCAATCGCCGTATCGCCAGCAAAGTGCTCGCTCGGCTCGTGCCGAAGCGCTTCGCTGCTGATGCCGAAAAATGGCAGGCGGTATGGGACTCGAGAGCAGACTGGCTTGGCGGATATCCTCGCCCAACGCCGGGTCACTCATGA
- a CDS encoding AraC family transcriptional regulator — MQAGEDVTSLLKEAGLPSNLLSENHVRVSVRSQILFLNMVAEAIKDNLLGFHIAQEFDLRELGPFYYVMASSEKLGDAISREAHYSSIVNEGLRISYQKTSVFTIDFEYIGVQRHLDRHEMEFWITCTLRKSRFFTNRGLTPAYVGFVHRHEGDLSEMERYFACALNFGAPADRISFDLQTADLPLITADPFLNRFLVEDYDKVIAQRQSNQNPLRTRVENAITPRLPHGNVSIVSIANDLGMSPRTLSRRLAEEGLTFSSILDELRAVLARSYLRNKELSISQITWLLGYAEASSFVHAFQRWTGMSPSHARRQLNGSSSRNNHPENHP; from the coding sequence ATGCAAGCCGGCGAGGATGTCACCTCCCTGCTGAAAGAAGCTGGCCTGCCATCGAACCTCCTAAGTGAGAACCACGTTCGCGTTAGCGTTCGAAGCCAGATTCTGTTTCTCAATATGGTGGCGGAGGCAATCAAGGATAACCTCCTCGGTTTTCATATCGCCCAGGAGTTCGACCTGCGCGAACTTGGCCCGTTTTACTACGTCATGGCGTCATCGGAAAAACTGGGTGACGCAATCTCGCGCGAAGCGCACTATAGCTCCATCGTCAATGAAGGATTGCGGATCTCATATCAGAAGACCAGTGTCTTCACGATTGATTTTGAATATATCGGTGTTCAGCGCCATCTCGATCGCCACGAAATGGAGTTCTGGATAACCTGCACTCTTCGAAAAAGCCGCTTCTTCACAAACCGCGGGCTAACGCCAGCTTATGTAGGTTTCGTCCATCGTCATGAAGGCGACCTCTCCGAAATGGAGCGCTATTTTGCATGCGCCCTGAACTTCGGAGCTCCAGCGGATCGAATCTCATTCGATCTTCAAACAGCTGATTTACCTCTCATCACGGCTGACCCTTTCCTTAACAGGTTCCTGGTGGAGGACTACGACAAGGTTATTGCGCAGCGTCAGTCGAACCAGAACCCACTCAGAACACGTGTCGAGAATGCCATAACTCCACGCCTGCCCCATGGAAATGTCAGCATTGTGAGCATTGCCAATGATCTCGGCATGAGTCCTCGGACCCTCTCAAGACGCCTGGCCGAGGAAGGCCTGACATTTAGCAGCATTCTCGACGAACTTCGGGCCGTGCTTGCGAGAAGCTATCTTCGTAACAAGGAGCTCTCGATTTCTCAAATCACTTGGCTGCTCGGCTACGCAGAGGCAAGCTCATTTGTACATGCATTCCAGCGGTGGACGGGAATGTCTCCGAGCCACGCGCGACGGCAGCTCAATGGATCAAGCTCCCGGAACAATCACCCAGAGAATCATCCGTGA
- a CDS encoding O-antigen translocase, whose translation MLTKDDRREKHTYVQILKSTVQIGGSSVINIAFGIIRNKALAMILGPSGVGLMGLYTSIADLTQSVAGLGIQSSGVRQIAEAAGTEDAERIATTTIVLRRISLLLGLCGAFALALFAQPISEFTFGSDHHAISVALLAVVVFFKSISAGQAALIQGMRRISDLARMSILAAAFSTAVSIPLIYVFGEKGIVPSLIAMAAASILTSWWYSRKIQIATHPLSLKQMWPESTKLLKLGFAFMASGFLTLGAAYAIRIIVLSNAGVSAAGLYQAAWTLGGLYAGFILQAMGADFYPRLTASAQDNAECNRLVNEQAQVSILLAGPGVIATLTFAPIVVSLFYSSDFHAAIGLLRWICLGMVLRVIAWPMGFIVLAKGAQQIFFWTEVLATLVHVGAAWLLVISFGIDGAGVAFFILYVWHSILSYIVVRRLSGFRWSAANMKVAAVFLPTVGVVFCSLLYLPSLPAIGIGVAALLFTGFYSLRTLLTLYPPEFLPAAIRPWLMRLV comes from the coding sequence ATGCTCACTAAGGACGATCGCCGAGAAAAGCACACTTATGTTCAAATCCTTAAGTCGACAGTTCAGATCGGCGGATCGTCTGTCATCAACATTGCTTTCGGAATTATCAGAAACAAAGCACTTGCGATGATTCTTGGCCCATCGGGGGTTGGCCTTATGGGCTTGTATACGTCTATTGCCGACCTCACACAAAGCGTTGCAGGCCTGGGGATTCAGAGCAGCGGCGTCCGTCAGATTGCAGAGGCCGCCGGGACGGAAGATGCGGAAAGAATTGCTACAACGACTATCGTCCTTCGCAGAATTTCTCTTCTTCTGGGGCTTTGCGGGGCCTTCGCCCTTGCGTTATTCGCACAACCGATTTCAGAGTTCACTTTCGGTAGTGACCACCATGCTATTAGCGTCGCGTTGCTCGCCGTCGTCGTATTCTTCAAGTCCATATCGGCAGGCCAAGCGGCCCTGATCCAGGGCATGAGACGAATCTCGGACCTCGCCCGGATGAGCATTCTAGCAGCCGCTTTCAGCACAGCGGTCAGCATTCCTCTGATTTACGTGTTTGGCGAAAAGGGCATCGTGCCATCGCTGATAGCCATGGCGGCAGCTTCAATTCTCACCTCGTGGTGGTACAGCCGGAAGATCCAGATAGCGACGCATCCGCTCTCCTTAAAACAAATGTGGCCGGAATCCACGAAGCTGCTCAAATTAGGCTTTGCGTTCATGGCGAGCGGCTTCCTCACCCTTGGGGCGGCATATGCAATTCGGATTATCGTGCTCTCCAATGCCGGCGTTTCCGCGGCTGGCCTCTATCAGGCTGCGTGGACGCTCGGAGGGCTTTACGCCGGCTTCATTCTGCAGGCCATGGGTGCAGACTTCTACCCACGGCTCACTGCGTCGGCTCAGGACAACGCGGAATGCAACCGCCTTGTCAATGAGCAGGCTCAGGTCAGCATCCTGCTCGCTGGCCCGGGCGTTATCGCGACACTCACCTTTGCACCAATTGTAGTGTCCCTATTCTATTCCTCCGACTTTCACGCCGCGATCGGCCTTCTCCGGTGGATATGCCTCGGCATGGTCCTGAGGGTTATCGCCTGGCCGATGGGCTTCATCGTCCTGGCAAAGGGAGCGCAGCAGATATTCTTTTGGACCGAAGTTCTGGCAACTCTCGTCCATGTTGGAGCCGCTTGGCTTCTTGTCATCTCGTTTGGGATTGACGGAGCAGGTGTCGCTTTTTTCATCCTTTACGTCTGGCATAGCATTCTGAGCTATATCGTCGTCCGTCGGCTTAGTGGCTTCCGGTGGTCGGCTGCGAACATGAAAGTCGCGGCAGTTTTCTTGCCTACGGTAGGGGTTGTATTCTGCAGCTTATTGTATCTTCCATCCTTGCCTGCAATCGGCATAGGAGTCGCGGCTCTGCTCTTCACGGGCTTCTATTCTCTCCGCACTCTTCTCACGCTTTACCCTCCTGAGTTCCTGCCCGCTGCAATCCGCCCCTGGCTCATGCGGCTGGTCTGA
- a CDS encoding polysaccharide biosynthesis/export family protein, with translation MQSSRAPLLAAIAFGLLAAWPLASHADTYPIAPQTKLRVSVVQWVPSKGEYQPWGAIGGEFTVSSTGTLSLPLVGTISTGTMDNVELAAKISDQLKDKTGLISAPNTTIEILEYPPIYIVGSVTTPGEYKFRPGMTVLQALALSGGRYRAATQDGDKGQIGMLGDLQSFREDILRTLARISRLEAESSSAKDISFPADLTSRAGDPTVAEVMAQERIVFNARRNELSRQLESLDELRKLFTSEIDILEKKTETLDSRIKLVSDELAGVRSLVERGIATVSRRSELELAVSNLQSNRLDEITAAMRARQNLSEATRNALSLKDKHQTSVSVELQEAQANLERLKIKEDVVKKVLVVSGTSPISESKRENTVEPNLTFTIVRQSEGKAEEISASEQTPLKPNDVVKVALSEPAGKRPTNSTVSGLTQ, from the coding sequence ATGCAATCTTCCCGCGCACCACTGCTCGCGGCCATCGCCTTTGGGCTTCTTGCCGCGTGGCCCCTTGCGTCACATGCCGACACCTACCCCATTGCCCCTCAAACAAAACTACGTGTCTCCGTTGTGCAATGGGTCCCGTCGAAGGGTGAGTATCAGCCGTGGGGCGCCATCGGCGGGGAATTTACTGTGTCCTCTACAGGCACGCTATCGTTGCCTTTGGTCGGCACCATTTCCACTGGAACGATGGACAATGTGGAACTCGCTGCCAAAATCTCCGATCAACTCAAGGATAAGACTGGGTTAATCAGCGCTCCGAATACAACAATAGAGATTCTGGAGTACCCACCGATCTATATTGTCGGGAGCGTCACCACTCCGGGAGAATACAAATTTCGGCCTGGCATGACTGTCCTCCAAGCCTTGGCCCTTAGCGGCGGGCGCTATCGAGCCGCGACACAGGACGGTGATAAAGGGCAGATCGGAATGCTGGGCGATCTGCAGAGCTTCCGGGAAGATATTCTTCGGACCCTGGCCAGAATCTCCCGCCTGGAAGCAGAGAGTAGCAGCGCTAAAGACATCAGCTTCCCGGCCGATCTTACTTCACGGGCCGGGGATCCGACAGTCGCGGAAGTCATGGCGCAGGAGCGGATTGTTTTCAACGCCCGCAGAAACGAGCTTAGCCGCCAGCTCGAAAGCCTTGATGAGCTGAGAAAGCTGTTCACGTCGGAAATCGACATTCTGGAGAAGAAGACCGAAACACTCGATAGCCGTATCAAGCTTGTAAGCGATGAGCTCGCCGGCGTCAGGTCGCTGGTTGAGCGAGGCATTGCGACAGTCTCAAGACGATCGGAGCTTGAACTCGCTGTATCGAATCTGCAGTCCAATCGGCTCGACGAGATCACGGCTGCCATGCGCGCTCGGCAGAATTTAAGCGAAGCTACTCGGAATGCCCTCAGCCTTAAAGACAAGCACCAGACGAGCGTCTCTGTCGAACTACAGGAGGCTCAGGCCAATCTTGAGCGACTGAAAATCAAGGAAGACGTCGTAAAGAAAGTTCTTGTTGTCAGTGGCACGTCGCCGATCAGTGAGAGCAAACGTGAGAATACGGTCGAACCCAACCTCACCTTTACAATTGTAAGACAGTCCGAGGGAAAGGCCGAAGAAATATCCGCCTCGGAGCAGACTCCGCTGAAGCCGAATGATGTTGTGAAGGTTGCGCTCAGCGAACCCGCTGGAAAGCGCCCGACGAACTCAACGGTGAGCGGATTGACACAATAG